The following proteins are co-located in the Trichormus variabilis 0441 genome:
- the trmD gene encoding tRNA (guanosine(37)-N1)-methyltransferase TrmD has protein sequence MRFDIVTLFPDCFTSVLSSGLLGKALAKQIAQVNLVNPRDFTTDKHRKVDDEPYGGGVGMLMKPEPIFSAVESLPILERREVILMSPQGQTIDQPLLRELVSNYEQLVVICGHYEGVDDRVLHLVTREVSLGDFILTGGEIPAMALINGVVRLLPGTVAKTESLTAESFEEGLLDYPQYTRPANFRGWKVPDVLLSGNHAAISQWRYEQQIKRTSDRRPDLLEKWQQEKKPGSREQGSREQGEK, from the coding sequence GTGCGTTTTGATATAGTTACACTTTTTCCTGACTGTTTTACCTCAGTTCTTAGTTCCGGCCTGCTGGGTAAAGCTCTTGCCAAACAAATTGCCCAAGTGAATTTGGTAAATCCTAGAGATTTCACTACAGATAAACACCGCAAGGTAGATGACGAGCCTTATGGTGGCGGTGTAGGGATGTTGATGAAACCAGAACCGATTTTTAGTGCTGTAGAGTCGCTGCCGATTTTAGAGCGCCGAGAAGTTATTTTGATGAGTCCCCAAGGTCAAACAATTGATCAGCCGCTATTACGAGAATTGGTCAGCAATTATGAGCAATTAGTAGTAATTTGTGGGCATTACGAAGGGGTAGATGATAGGGTATTACATTTAGTTACTCGTGAGGTATCTTTGGGGGATTTCATCCTCACGGGGGGAGAAATTCCGGCAATGGCATTAATTAACGGAGTGGTGCGATTGTTACCTGGAACTGTGGCCAAAACAGAATCCTTGACTGCGGAAAGTTTTGAGGAGGGTTTATTAGATTATCCCCAGTACACCCGTCCGGCAAACTTTCGCGGCTGGAAAGTCCCTGATGTCTTGTTATCTGGAAATCACGCCGCCATTTCCCAATGGCGCTATGAACAACAGATTAAAAGAACCAGCGATCGCCGCCCTGATTTGCTAGAAAAATGGCAACAAGAGAAGAAGCCGGGGAGCAGGGAGCAGGGGAGCAGGGAGCAGGGGGAGAAATAA
- the ispF gene encoding 2-C-methyl-D-erythritol 2,4-cyclodiphosphate synthase: MTMSIRIGNGYDIHRLVSDRALILGGVHIPHELGLLGHSDADVLTHAIMDAMLGALSLGDIGHYFPPTDPQWAGADSLVLLNQVNELIRAQGWRIGNIDSVVVAERPKLKPHIKTMRDKLANVLQLEPNQIGVKATTNEKLGPVGREEGICAYAVVLLVSSDPVN; the protein is encoded by the coding sequence ATGACTATGAGTATAAGAATTGGTAACGGCTACGATATTCACAGATTAGTGAGCGATCGCGCTTTGATTTTAGGTGGTGTCCATATTCCCCATGAACTGGGTTTATTGGGACATAGTGATGCGGATGTCCTCACTCATGCCATTATGGATGCCATGTTGGGGGCATTATCTTTGGGAGATATTGGTCATTATTTCCCCCCGACTGATCCCCAATGGGCTGGGGCAGATAGTTTAGTTTTGTTAAATCAGGTCAATGAGTTAATTCGCGCTCAAGGTTGGCGTATAGGTAACATTGACTCGGTAGTAGTTGCAGAACGGCCAAAGTTGAAACCACACATTAAAACTATGCGTGACAAACTAGCCAATGTTTTGCAATTAGAACCAAATCAAATTGGTGTCAAAGCTACAACTAATGAAAAATTAGGCCCTGTGGGACGAGAAGAGGGTATTTGTGCTTATGCTGTTGTCTTGTTGGTAAGTTCTGATCCGGTTAATTAA
- a CDS encoding cyanophycinase produces the protein MPQLQAKSLEMRTPQATKTAVLVIGGAEDKVHGREILRTFFGRAGASKAYITIIPSASREPAIIGGRYIRIFEEMGAEKVEILDIREREQCESSQVRASLEACSGVFLTGGDQLRLCGVLSDTPVMEIIRQRVRGGQLTLAGTSAGAAVMGHHMIAGGGSGETPNRSLVDMATGLGLIPEVIVDQHFHNRNRMGRLISAVAAHPDRLGIGIDEDTCAVFERDGWLQVLGKGSVTIVDPTELTHTNEPHVGANEPLTVHNLRLHILSYGDRFHLYQRTVLPAVHRISS, from the coding sequence ATGCCGCAATTACAAGCTAAATCGCTGGAAATGAGGACACCCCAAGCAACTAAGACCGCCGTTCTCGTAATCGGAGGCGCAGAAGATAAAGTTCATGGACGTGAAATCCTGAGAACTTTTTTTGGACGAGCTGGTGCAAGCAAAGCCTATATTACAATTATTCCATCTGCCTCCCGCGAACCTGCAATTATTGGTGGACGGTATATTCGCATTTTTGAAGAAATGGGTGCTGAAAAGGTCGAAATTTTAGACATCCGTGAACGAGAACAATGCGAATCTTCACAGGTAAGGGCATCCCTCGAAGCCTGTAGTGGTGTTTTCTTAACCGGAGGAGACCAACTGCGCCTGTGTGGTGTATTGTCTGATACGCCAGTAATGGAAATAATCCGACAGCGAGTGAGAGGCGGGCAACTAACTCTGGCAGGCACAAGTGCTGGGGCAGCAGTGATGGGGCATCACATGATTGCTGGCGGCGGTAGTGGTGAAACACCTAATCGTTCCCTGGTGGATATGGCAACAGGTTTGGGATTAATTCCCGAAGTGATTGTTGATCAACATTTCCACAACCGCAATCGGATGGGTCGCCTCATTAGTGCGGTCGCTGCTCACCCCGATAGACTAGGTATTGGCATTGATGAAGATACTTGTGCTGTATTTGAACGCGATGGTTGGCTCCAAGTCTTGGGTAAAGGCAGCGTCACCATTGTCGATCCCACCGAACTCACCCACACCAACGAACCCCACGTTGGCGCTAACGAACCTTTAACCGTGCATAACTTACGTCTGCATATCCTCAGTTATGGCGATCGCTTCCATCTGTACCAAAGGACTGTATTGCCTGCGGTACACCGGATCTCCAGCTGA
- a CDS encoding diflavin flavoprotein, which yields MSETKPRDVQVLPIGTDTTVMRSRSWTRLRFEIEYALAKGTTANSYLIQGNKLALIDPPGETFTQIYLDALQKRLDVTEIDYVILGHVNPNRAATLKALLEIAPQITFVCSNPGAINLRGVLENPDLPILIMRGEETLDLGKGHDLQFIPTPNPRYADELCTYDPQTEIIYTDKLFGAHICGDQVFDEGWEAINEDRRYYYDCLMAPHARQVETALDKLADFPARVYATGHGPLVRYGLIELTHAYREWSQQQTSADLTVALIYASAYGNTATLAQAIARGITKAGVAVESINCEFADPEEISAAVEKSAGFVMGSPTLGGHAPTPVQTALGIVLSTATNNKLAGVFGSFGWSGEAVDLIEGKLKDAGYRFGFDSIRVKFKPNEVTLQMCEEAGTDFAQALKKARKVRTQSVPATNVEQAVGRIVGSLCVVTAKQGEVSSAMLASWVAQASFNPPGLTIAVAKDRAVETLTHTGNKFVLNVLKEGNHLGLMKHFLKPFSPAQDRFADVATAEAENGSPILKDALAYLECSVQNRMESGDHWLVYATVENGKVLNQDGVTAVHHRKSGNHY from the coding sequence ATGTCAGAAACCAAACCAAGAGACGTGCAAGTCCTACCTATTGGTACAGATACAACTGTAATGCGATCGCGCAGTTGGACAAGATTAAGATTTGAAATTGAGTACGCTTTAGCTAAGGGAACCACGGCTAACTCTTATTTAATCCAAGGTAATAAGCTAGCGCTGATTGACCCTCCAGGGGAAACCTTCACACAGATTTATCTGGATGCGTTGCAAAAACGACTAGATGTCACAGAAATCGATTATGTTATTCTCGGTCACGTTAACCCCAACCGGGCCGCGACCTTAAAAGCTTTACTAGAAATAGCACCGCAAATTACCTTTGTCTGTTCTAATCCAGGGGCGATTAATTTGCGCGGGGTGCTAGAAAACCCGGATTTACCAATACTGATTATGCGGGGTGAGGAAACCCTCGATTTAGGGAAAGGACATGATTTACAATTCATCCCCACACCTAACCCCCGCTACGCCGATGAATTGTGTACCTACGACCCCCAAACCGAAATTATCTATACAGATAAGCTATTTGGGGCGCACATTTGCGGAGACCAAGTATTTGATGAAGGTTGGGAAGCAATCAACGAAGACCGCCGTTACTATTATGATTGCTTGATGGCTCCCCATGCCCGACAAGTGGAAACAGCCTTAGATAAACTTGCAGATTTCCCGGCGCGAGTGTACGCCACTGGTCACGGCCCCTTGGTGCGTTACGGCTTAATTGAACTTACCCACGCCTACCGCGAATGGAGTCAACAACAAACTTCTGCTGACTTGACAGTAGCTCTAATTTATGCTTCAGCTTATGGCAACACAGCTACTTTAGCCCAGGCGATCGCTCGTGGCATTACCAAAGCCGGTGTTGCGGTAGAATCAATTAACTGTGAATTTGCCGACCCAGAAGAAATTAGTGCAGCCGTAGAAAAATCTGCTGGTTTTGTTATGGGTTCTCCTACCCTTGGTGGTCATGCACCCACACCAGTGCAAACAGCTTTAGGTATTGTCTTATCCACCGCTACTAATAATAAATTAGCTGGTGTGTTTGGTTCCTTTGGTTGGAGTGGTGAAGCCGTTGATTTAATTGAAGGTAAGCTCAAAGATGCCGGTTATAGGTTTGGTTTTGACTCCATCCGCGTCAAGTTCAAACCCAACGAAGTCACCTTGCAAATGTGCGAAGAAGCCGGAACCGACTTTGCCCAAGCCTTGAAGAAAGCCAGGAAAGTCCGGACTCAAAGTGTACCAGCCACAAATGTAGAACAAGCCGTAGGACGAATAGTCGGGTCACTTTGCGTTGTTACCGCCAAGCAAGGGGAAGTATCCAGCGCCATGTTAGCCTCTTGGGTTGCCCAAGCCAGCTTTAATCCTCCCGGCTTAACCATTGCCGTAGCCAAAGACCGTGCAGTAGAAACCCTGACCCATACCGGGAATAAATTTGTTCTCAATGTTTTAAAAGAGGGAAATCACCTGGGATTGATGAAACACTTCCTCAAACCCTTTAGCCCTGCACAAGATAGATTTGCTGATGTGGCGACAGCAGAGGCTGAAAACGGTAGTCCTATACTGAAAGATGCTTTAGCATATTTGGAATGTTCAGTCCAAAACCGCATGGAATCAGGTGACCACTGGCTAGTTTATGCAACTGTAGAGAATGGCAAAGTCCTAAATCAGGACGGTGTTACAGCCGTGCATCATCGCAAATCAGGTAACCATTATTAA
- a CDS encoding ABC transporter substrate-binding protein: MPYTNNLISLIKRFWILIILAAFTAVTVAACNPSNFKSSAAQIPQLVTSILSDPKTFNYPLSSESPNVFGLIYEGLISENYDTGEVEPALAESWTISDDKLKIVFTLREGLKWSDGQPLTVDDVVFTYNDIYFNEAIPTDVRDIMRIGESRKLPTVRKVDSRRVEFAVPEPFAPFLRSATSAAILPAHALRESIQTKDSEGKPKFLQKWGVDTPPDQIVGNGLYKLERYDTSERVVFRRNPYYWRKGPKGEAQPYIERLVWQIVESTDTSLLQFRSGGLDSIGVSPDYFSLLKVQEKQGNFKIYNGGPAAGTTFILFNLNKGQRDGKPLVDPVKSRWFNTVEFRQAVAYAVDRQTMINNIYRGLGQTQDSPISVQSPYYLSPKEGLKVYDYNLEKAKQLLLKAGFKYNAQNQLLDSDGNRVRFTLLTNAGNKIREAMGSQIKQDLSKIGIQVDFTPLAWNTYTDKLANTLDWEASMLGLTGGLEPNDGANVWNPEGGLHMFNQKPQAGQKPITGWEVAPWEAKIGQLYIQGARELDETKRKTIYAETQKITQENLPFIYLVNPYSLSAVRDRFAGIRFSALGGAFWNLYEIKIVK, encoded by the coding sequence ATGCCATATACAAATAATCTCATTTCCTTAATTAAGCGTTTTTGGATACTCATAATTTTGGCTGCATTTACAGCAGTTACAGTTGCAGCTTGTAACCCATCGAATTTTAAAAGTTCGGCTGCTCAAATCCCGCAATTAGTAACTAGTATTCTCAGTGATCCTAAAACTTTTAACTATCCTTTAAGTTCGGAATCACCTAATGTTTTTGGTTTGATTTATGAGGGATTAATCAGCGAAAATTATGATACTGGTGAAGTGGAACCAGCTTTAGCAGAATCTTGGACAATTTCTGATGATAAATTAAAAATTGTTTTTACTCTCCGTGAGGGTTTAAAGTGGTCGGATGGGCAACCACTAACTGTAGATGATGTTGTATTTACTTACAATGACATTTACTTTAACGAAGCCATTCCTACAGATGTTAGAGATATTATGAGGATTGGTGAAAGTCGGAAACTGCCAACTGTGAGAAAAGTTGATAGTCGTCGAGTTGAGTTTGCTGTTCCCGAACCGTTTGCGCCTTTTTTACGTAGTGCGACGAGTGCGGCAATCTTACCAGCCCATGCACTGCGAGAATCTATACAAACCAAAGATAGTGAGGGTAAGCCTAAGTTTCTGCAAAAATGGGGGGTAGATACACCACCAGACCAAATCGTCGGGAATGGTTTGTACAAATTGGAGCGTTATGACACCAGTGAACGTGTAGTTTTCCGACGTAATCCTTACTATTGGCGTAAAGGGCCTAAAGGTGAAGCTCAACCTTATATTGAACGATTAGTGTGGCAAATTGTCGAATCAACAGATACCTCGTTACTCCAGTTTCGCTCTGGTGGTTTGGATAGTATTGGTGTTTCCCCAGACTATTTTTCTCTGCTGAAGGTGCAAGAAAAGCAAGGCAATTTCAAGATATATAATGGCGGCCCGGCGGCTGGGACAACTTTTATATTATTTAACTTGAATAAGGGTCAAAGAGACGGTAAACCACTGGTTGATCCAGTAAAGTCTCGTTGGTTTAATACGGTAGAATTTCGCCAAGCTGTGGCTTATGCAGTTGACCGCCAAACGATGATTAATAATATTTATCGGGGTTTGGGTCAAACGCAAGATTCACCAATTTCTGTGCAGAGTCCTTATTATTTGTCGCCCAAAGAAGGGTTAAAGGTTTACGATTACAACTTAGAAAAAGCCAAGCAATTATTATTGAAAGCGGGCTTTAAATATAATGCTCAAAATCAGTTGTTAGACTCTGACGGTAATCGAGTCCGCTTTACACTGCTGACGAATGCTGGTAACAAGATTCGTGAGGCCATGGGTTCGCAAATTAAACAGGACTTGAGCAAAATCGGCATACAGGTAGATTTTACACCCTTGGCATGGAATACTTATACAGACAAGCTGGCGAATACTTTAGATTGGGAAGCTTCTATGCTGGGTTTGACTGGCGGTTTAGAACCGAATGATGGTGCTAACGTCTGGAATCCCGAAGGGGGATTACATATGTTTAACCAAAAGCCCCAAGCAGGACAAAAACCCATCACAGGTTGGGAAGTAGCACCGTGGGAAGCGAAAATTGGTCAACTATACATTCAAGGTGCTAGGGAGTTGGACGAAACCAAACGTAAAACAATCTATGCCGAAACCCAAAAAATCACTCAAGAGAATTTACCATTCATTTACTTGGTAAATCCATATTCATTATCCGCAGTACGCGATCGCTTTGCAGGTATTCGCTTCTCAGCACTAGGCGGCGCATTCTGGAACTTGTACGAAATCAAAATAGTTAAGTAG
- the larB gene encoding nickel pincer cofactor biosynthesis protein LarB translates to MTQPEALRSLLEAVANGKVTPDKALNSLKDLAYEPVGEFAKIDHHRHLRTGFPEVIWGLGKTPEQIVQIMEVMRQRNPVVMATRIEPGVYTLLQPKIRDLRYYELAKICAITPPTIEPRFAGIISILSAGTADLPVAEEAAVTAELSGFRVQRLWDVGVAGIHRLLSNRHLIESASVLIVVAGMEGALPSVVAGLANCPVIAVPTSVGYGASFGGLAPLLTMLNSCAAGVGVVNIDNGFGAAVLAGQILRTAEKLRLASLES, encoded by the coding sequence GTGACTCAACCTGAAGCTTTGCGATCGCTCCTAGAGGCGGTTGCCAATGGTAAAGTTACCCCAGATAAGGCTTTAAACTCTCTCAAAGACCTAGCCTATGAACCTGTGGGTGAGTTTGCCAAAATTGATCATCACCGTCATCTGAGAACTGGTTTCCCGGAAGTAATTTGGGGGCTAGGTAAAACACCAGAACAAATTGTGCAGATTATGGAGGTGATGCGTCAGCGCAATCCGGTAGTAATGGCTACCCGCATTGAACCAGGCGTTTATACTCTATTGCAACCGAAAATTAGAGATTTACGTTACTACGAGTTGGCAAAAATTTGCGCTATCACTCCCCCGACTATCGAACCACGGTTTGCAGGGATTATCAGTATTCTTTCTGCGGGTACTGCTGACTTACCCGTGGCTGAGGAAGCAGCCGTGACAGCCGAACTATCTGGTTTTCGTGTACAGCGTCTTTGGGATGTAGGTGTCGCCGGGATTCATCGCTTGCTGAGTAATCGCCATCTGATTGAATCAGCATCAGTGTTAATTGTCGTTGCGGGAATGGAAGGCGCGTTACCCAGTGTGGTGGCTGGTTTGGCTAATTGTCCTGTAATCGCTGTACCTACTAGTGTGGGTTATGGTGCTAGTTTTGGCGGTTTAGCACCTTTATTGACAATGCTCAATTCATGTGCTGCGGGTGTAGGAGTAGTCAATATAGATAATGGTTTTGGTGCAGCCGTGTTGGCTGGGCAAATTTTGCGGACAGCAGAGAAATTGCGGTTGGCATCGCTAGAATCTTGA
- a CDS encoding diflavin flavoprotein, producing MVALTEKTEKRLTIQTAEIAQDTTAIRSLDWERDRFDIEFGLQNGTTYNSFLIRGEQIALVDTSHEKFRKLYFDTLTGLINPTDINYLIVSHTEPDHSGLVKDLLQMAPDITVVASKVAIQFLEDLVHQPFKRKIVKNGDRLDLGNGHEFEFVIAPNLHWPDTIFSFDHKTQTLYTCDAFGMHYCSDIVFDEDLKTIEPDFHYYYECLMGPNARSVLSALKRMGELPSVKMIATGHGPLLYHNVEELTGRYRTWSQNQSKAETSIGVFYVSEYGYSDRLAQGIINGISKTGVGVEVVDLGSAVDLQELRELVGRCAGLVIGMSPAASAASIQGALSTILGSANEKQAVGIFETGGGDDEPIDPLLSKFRNLGLTTAFPAIRIKQTPTENTYKLCEEAGTDLGQWVTRDRSIKAMKSLGADLDKALGRLSGGLYIITAKKGDVSSAMLASWVNQASFKPLGFSIAVAKDRAIESLMQVGDRFVLNVLEEGNYQPLMRHFLKRFAPGADRFEGVKTQPAENGAPILGDALAYMECEVVSRMDCGDHWAVYSTVYAGRVSKPESLTAVHHRKVGNHY from the coding sequence ATGGTAGCACTCACCGAAAAAACTGAAAAACGGCTCACCATACAGACTGCGGAAATTGCTCAAGATACCACAGCAATTCGCTCTCTAGATTGGGAACGCGATCGCTTTGATATTGAGTTTGGTCTGCAAAATGGTACTACTTATAACTCATTTCTCATACGCGGTGAGCAGATAGCCTTAGTTGATACTTCCCATGAAAAGTTTCGTAAACTTTATTTTGATACCCTGACAGGGTTAATTAATCCCACAGATATCAACTATTTGATTGTCAGTCATACCGAGCCAGACCACAGTGGCTTAGTCAAAGATTTGTTACAGATGGCTCCAGATATTACAGTCGTCGCCTCAAAAGTTGCCATCCAGTTTCTCGAAGATTTAGTACATCAACCATTTAAGCGGAAAATCGTTAAGAACGGCGATCGCTTAGATTTAGGTAACGGTCACGAATTTGAGTTTGTCATTGCCCCCAATTTACACTGGCCAGACACCATCTTTAGTTTTGACCACAAAACCCAAACCCTATACACCTGCGACGCTTTCGGAATGCACTACTGTTCCGATATTGTCTTTGATGAAGACTTAAAAACCATAGAACCAGACTTTCATTACTATTATGAATGCCTGATGGGGCCAAATGCGCGATCGGTACTATCTGCCCTCAAGCGCATGGGAGAATTGCCAAGCGTGAAAATGATTGCCACTGGTCACGGGCCACTACTCTACCATAACGTCGAGGAACTCACCGGACGTTATCGCACTTGGAGCCAAAACCAAAGCAAAGCAGAAACCAGCATAGGTGTATTTTACGTTTCCGAGTATGGCTATAGCGATCGCCTAGCCCAAGGAATTATTAACGGTATTAGCAAAACTGGTGTCGGTGTAGAAGTTGTAGACTTGGGTTCAGCAGTAGATTTACAAGAATTACGCGAACTAGTTGGGCGTTGTGCTGGACTGGTAATTGGGATGTCTCCGGCTGCTAGTGCAGCTAGTATTCAAGGCGCACTCAGCACCATTTTAGGGTCTGCCAACGAAAAACAAGCCGTAGGTATATTTGAAACCGGTGGCGGCGATGATGAACCCATAGACCCGCTATTAAGCAAATTCCGTAACCTGGGCTTAACAACCGCCTTCCCCGCCATTCGCATTAAACAAACACCCACGGAAAACACCTACAAACTGTGTGAAGAAGCAGGCACAGATTTGGGACAATGGGTAACACGCGATCGCAGCATCAAAGCCATGAAATCCTTGGGTGCTGACCTAGATAAAGCACTAGGAAGACTGAGTGGCGGCTTATATATCATCACAGCCAAAAAAGGCGACGTTTCCAGCGCCATGTTAGCCTCATGGGTAAATCAAGCCAGCTTCAAACCATTAGGATTTTCCATTGCCGTAGCCAAGGATAGAGCTATTGAATCACTAATGCAAGTAGGCGATCGTTTCGTCTTAAATGTATTAGAAGAAGGCAATTATCAGCCACTCATGCGCCACTTCTTAAAACGATTCGCCCCTGGTGCAGACCGTTTTGAAGGAGTCAAAACCCAGCCCGCCGAAAACGGCGCACCCATCCTCGGCGACGCTTTAGCATACATGGAATGCGAAGTAGTCAGCCGTATGGACTGCGGCGACCACTGGGCAGTATACAGCACAGTCTACGCCGGACGCGTTTCCAAACCCGAATCTCTAACAGCAGTCCACCACCGCAAGGTAGGAAATCATTATTAG
- the argH gene encoding argininosuccinate lyase, with the protein MTEKQTWSQRFESALHPAIALFNASISFDIELIEYDLTGSQAHAQMLAHTGIISPAEGEQLVAGLEQIREEYRQGKFQPGIDAEDVHFAVERRLTEIVGDVGKKLHTARSRNDQVGTDTRLYLRDQISQIKTQLREFQRVLLDIAEQNVETLIPGYTHLQRAQPVSLAHHLLAYFHMAQRDWERLGDVYRRVNISPLGCGALAGTTFPIDRHYTAKLLQFERIYENSLDGVSDRDFAIEFLCAASLIMVHLSRLSEEIILWASEEFRFVTLKDSCATGSSIMPQKKNPDVPELVRGKTGRVFGHLQAMLVIMKGLPLAYNKDLQEDKEGLFDSVNTVKACLEAMTILLQEGLEFRTQRLAEAVTQDFSNATDVADYLAARGVPFREAYNIVGKVVKTSIAAGKLLKDLTLEEWQEIHPAFATDIYEAISPRQVVAARNSYGGTGFAQVSKAVSAAREEIGE; encoded by the coding sequence ATGACTGAAAAACAAACTTGGAGTCAGCGATTTGAATCGGCTCTACATCCAGCGATCGCTCTTTTTAATGCCAGTATAAGCTTTGACATAGAATTAATAGAATACGACCTTACAGGCTCTCAAGCTCATGCCCAAATGTTGGCGCATACGGGGATTATTTCGCCGGCAGAAGGAGAACAACTAGTTGCAGGTTTAGAACAAATTCGTGAAGAATATCGCCAGGGTAAATTTCAGCCTGGTATCGATGCGGAAGATGTCCATTTTGCAGTGGAGCGACGGTTAACAGAGATTGTTGGAGATGTAGGTAAGAAATTACATACTGCGCGATCGCGTAACGATCAAGTAGGTACGGATACAAGACTTTACCTACGTGACCAAATTTCGCAAATCAAAACCCAATTACGGGAATTTCAGAGGGTCTTACTAGATATAGCTGAACAAAACGTTGAAACTCTCATTCCTGGTTACACTCACCTACAACGCGCTCAGCCTGTGAGTTTAGCTCATCACTTGTTGGCTTATTTCCACATGGCACAACGGGACTGGGAACGCTTGGGTGATGTTTATCGCCGGGTGAATATTTCGCCCTTGGGGTGTGGTGCTTTAGCTGGGACTACCTTTCCCATTGACCGCCACTACACAGCCAAACTGTTGCAGTTTGAGCGTATTTACGAGAATAGCTTGGATGGAGTGAGCGATCGCGATTTTGCCATTGAATTTTTGTGTGCGGCTAGTTTGATTATGGTTCACCTGAGCCGTCTTTCTGAAGAAATTATTCTTTGGGCATCAGAAGAATTCCGCTTTGTCACCCTCAAAGATAGCTGTGCAACAGGTTCCAGCATTATGCCTCAAAAGAAAAACCCCGACGTACCAGAATTAGTCAGGGGAAAAACTGGGCGTGTATTTGGTCATCTCCAAGCAATGTTGGTAATCATGAAAGGATTACCTCTGGCCTATAACAAAGACCTACAAGAAGACAAAGAAGGTTTATTTGACAGCGTTAACACAGTTAAGGCTTGCCTGGAAGCCATGACAATCTTGCTACAGGAGGGTTTGGAATTCCGGACTCAGCGCCTAGCTGAAGCTGTCACACAAGATTTCTCTAACGCTACCGATGTCGCAGATTATCTAGCAGCCAGGGGCGTTCCCTTCCGCGAAGCTTATAATATCGTGGGTAAAGTCGTCAAAACCAGTATTGCTGCTGGCAAACTTTTAAAAGATTTGACCTTAGAAGAATGGCAAGAAATACATCCAGCATTTGCCACCGATATTTATGAAGCCATCTCCCCTCGTCAAGTTGTAGCTGCACGTAACAGTTACGGTGGTACTGGTTTTGCCCAGGTGAGTAAAGCCGTCAGTGCGGCGCGTGAGGAAATTGGAGAGTAG